In the genome of Nitrospinota bacterium, the window GCCCCAGGGATCCATTTCATCATCCGTTTCTTGATTTCGTCATCGCTGAGCGCTTGATGCCCACCGTGGTCGGCGTGATCGCCATGATCGCCATGGGCCATATGCCCTTCGTGCCCCCCCTGGGCGGACGCCTTAGTGAAATAGGTGGATGGAATGAGCAATACGGTCACAATCATGATAATCCGAGCGCCAAACTTCAACATCGCAAGAATCCTTCCAAAAAATTGTATTAGCAGTTTCCAGGCCCGTGATTTTTCAGGGCGTCTTGTTGAGCAGTTCCAAAAGGTCCGAAAGCTCCGTGCGCACTATGGCAAGCGCATCCACCCCGGAAATCTCGTCACCGGGGCCCCGTTTTTTCTTAAGCGCCTGCCTCGCCCCGGCTATGGAGTATTTTTCGTCGTGCAAAAGCCGCTTTATGGAAAGGGCGGTATCCAGGTCCTTTTTCGTATAGACCCGCTGGCCGTTCCTGTTTTTCTGCGGATTTAAAGTGGGGAACTCCGATTCCCAGTAGCGCAGCACGTGCGGTTTCACCCCAGCGATCTTCGCCACGTCCCGGATCTTGTAGAACATCCGTTCCGGCGGGGCCGGATTCACCGGCAGGCTGTCCTGTCTTGGATTAGTTTCCTTCACCGCCATTTCATCCTTCTTTTTCCACCACGCATTCTATTCCACGCCCCTTGAAAACGCGAGCGGCCTTTTCAGCCGCCCCCTTGTCCGCATAGGGGCCCTTCGCATAAACTTTGAACATCCGGCGCGTCTCCTTTTTGGGAGGGGCCGCTTCCACATTGTACCACAACGATTTGCAAAGTTTCACCACCATATCGCGTCCCGCCGCCGTGGTCAGCGAAGGCGCGCTCACATAATACCTCTCCTCGGCCAGGAACGGCGCCGCCTCCACCCCCTTGGCGGAAAGCATGTCCGCCGCCTCCTGCGCCTGCGACACGGCCGGCCACGGCCCGGCGATCACCCTGTAAAAAGTCACCTCGGCGGGGTTTTCCGTAAGCTGGACCTCCACATCTTTTTGCGCAAGCTTCGCCGCCATCATGGCGCAGCTTTTGGAGTACAGGCACAGGGCGAACCGCACACGCCATCCGCCGCCGATTTTTACCATGCTTTTCACCGGCGCGGGCGTTGCGTCCTGGGCCACCGGACGGGTTGTTATTTCTTCCAGATCAACATTGGCGGCGGTGTCCGGCTCTTCAACTTTCTTCTTTTCCGCAGGCTCTTTCGCCACGGCCGCATCAACGGCTGGCGTAGAGGGGGGGGGCGCCGGTCTTGCCGCGGTCCGTTGCTTTATTGGGGCGAGGGGGGCGGTCTGCCATTCTTCAATCCAGGAGGGCGGGCCCAGCCAGTACGCCGCCGCCAGTCCCGCCGCCACTCCCAATAGCACGCATACCCGGAGGGATGTCCGCCGCTCCATCCCATGGTAGCTTCCATCCGGGCG includes:
- a CDS encoding MerR family transcriptional regulator; the protein is MAVKETNPRQDSLPVNPAPPERMFYKIRDVAKIAGVKPHVLRYWESEFPTLNPQKNRNGQRVYTKKDLDTALSIKRLLHDEKYSIAGARQALKKKRGPGDEISGVDALAIVRTELSDLLELLNKTP
- a CDS encoding SPOR domain-containing protein codes for the protein MRKFNLLEEIPSIRNTLRPDGSYHGMERRTSLRVCVLLGVAAGLAAAYWLGPPSWIEEWQTAPLAPIKQRTAARPAPPPSTPAVDAAVAKEPAEKKKVEEPDTAANVDLEEITTRPVAQDATPAPVKSMVKIGGGWRVRFALCLYSKSCAMMAAKLAQKDVEVQLTENPAEVTFYRVIAGPWPAVSQAQEAADMLSAKGVEAAPFLAEERYYVSAPSLTTAAGRDMVVKLCKSLWYNVEAAPPKKETRRMFKVYAKGPYADKGAAEKAARVFKGRGIECVVEKEG